The Aspergillus nidulans FGSC A4 chromosome VII nucleotide sequence GTCAGTATTCGATGCTAAACGTACTGATCACCTTGCCATGTCGATCAAGATGCTGCATCCCACTGAGCGAGACCGGAGCTTCACCCGGGGCTAGGACAGTTAGATGTATTCCTTGTTTTAGGGATGCCGCGTACCTAACTCATCCGACTTGCCCGAAAGCGAGGTCTGCGaggtcttggtcttgtcgCTCTGgcttgagctggaggatgcgAGAGAGCGCGGCATGCTGTCAAACAGGGTCTGGCGTGTTGACCAGGCCTTCACCGCGGTGCATCATACCGGCGATATAAATGCTTTGAAGCTTCTTTCTGCTCGCGACAAAGCTCGAGTGTCTGCATTTGGAGGCCAATTTGTCAACTGACGCGGCCGGAATAGGATTGAAAGACACCGCAGCGTTCTGTTGGTTGGATTTTGCCAAGCTTCGACTAATGCAGCGCAGCGAGGCTTAGCCGTGGATCTACAGCCAATCACCGGGGATCGGCTGGATCGCAGCCACGCAAGCAATGACCAAGCCAGGAAAAAGAATGCACCGGATCAGGCAAGATTAGGCATCCATATTCAGCGTCCATCGTTGCATTGTTGATGCA carries:
- a CDS encoding uncharacterized protein (transcript_id=CADANIAT00007916); this translates as MPRSLASSSSSQSDKTKTSQTSLSGKSDELAPGEAPVSLSGMQHLDRHGKVISTFSIEY